The proteins below come from a single Sorghum bicolor cultivar BTx623 chromosome 4, Sorghum_bicolor_NCBIv3, whole genome shotgun sequence genomic window:
- the LOC8056389 gene encoding ATPase 2, plasma membrane-type — protein MASISLEDVRNETVDLETVPVQEVFQHLKCSKQGLSSAEGENRLKIFGPNKLEEKSESKLLKFLGFMWNPLSWVMEAAAIMAIVLANGGGKPPDWQDFVGIVVLLFINSTISFIEENNAGNAAAALMAGLAPKTKVLRDGKWKEEDASILVPGDIISIKLGDIIPADARLLEGDPLKVDQAALTGESLPVNKHSGQGVFSGSTVKQGEIEAVVIATGVHTFFGKAAHLVDSTNNVGHFQLVLTAIGNFCIISIAVGMVIEIIVMYPIQHRAYRDGIDNLLVLLIGGIPIAMPTVLSVTMAIGSHRLSQQGAITKRMTAIEEMAGMDVLCSDKTGTLTLNKLTVDKTLIEVCGKGVDKDMVLLYAARASRVENQDAIDTCIVGMLADPKEARAGIKEVHFLPFNPVEKRTAITYIDGNGDWHRVSKGAPEQIIELCRMSKDAEKKIHAVIDGYADRGLRSLGVSYQQVPEKSKESAGEPWQFIGLLPLFDPPRHDSAETIRRALHLGVNVKMITGDQLAIGKETARRLGMGSNMYPSTTLLGDNKGGEMGGLNIDELIEKADGFAGVFPEHKYEIVKRLQDRKHICGMTGDGVNDAPALKKADIGIAVDDATDAARSASDIVLTEPGLSVIVSAVLTSRAIFQRMKNYTIYAVSITIRIVLGFLLVALVWEFDFAPFMVLIIAILNDGTIMTISKDRVKPSPTPDSWKLKEIFATGIVLGTYMALATALFFYLAHDTEFFSETFGVRSIKENDKELMAALYLQVSIISQALIFVTRSRSWSFVERPGALLVIAFLAAQLVATCIAVYANWEFCKMQGIGWGWGGAIWAFSVVTYFPLDVLKFAIRYALSGKAWNNINNKTAFTNRTDYGKGEREAQWATAQRTLHGLNQATATSDLFGDNQGYRELSELADQAAKRAEVARLRELHTLKGHVESVVKLKGLDIDTINQSYTV, from the exons ATGGCGTCCATCTCCCTCGAGGACGTCCGCAACGAGACCGTCGACCTC GAGACCGTCCCGGTGCAGGAGGTGTTCCAGCACCTGAAATGCAGCAAGCAGGGGCTCTCCAGCGCGGAGGGCGAGAACCGGCTCAAGATCTTCGGTCCCAACAAGCTGGAGGAGAAGTCGGAGAGCAAGCTGCTCAAGTTCCTGGGCTTCATGTGGAACCCGCTCTCCTGGGTCATGGAGGCAGCCGCCATCATGGCCATCGTGCTCGCCAACGGCGGAGGGAAGCCGCCCGACTGGCAGGACTTCGTCGGCATCGTCgtcctcctcttcatcaactccaccATCAGCTTCATCGAGGAGAACAACGCCGGCAACGCGGCGGCCGCGCTCATGGCGGGCCTCGCGCCCAAGACCAAGGTGCTCAGGGACGGCAAGTGGAAGGAGGAGGACGCGTCCATCCTCGTGCCCGGTGACATCATCAGCATCAAGCTCGGTGACATCATCCCCGCCGACGCCAGGCTGCTTGAGGGCGACCCGCTCAAGGTCGACCAGGCGGCGCTGACCGGCGAGTCGCTGCCCGTCAACAAGCACTCGGGGCAGGGTGTCTTCTCGGGCTCCACCGTGAAGCAGGGAGAGATCGAGGCCGTCGTCATCGCCACCGGCGTGCACACATTCTTCGGCAAGGCGGCGCACCTGGTGGACAGCACCAACAACGTGGGCCACTTCCAGCTCGTGCTCACGGCCATCGGCAACTTCTGCATCATCTCCATCGCCGTCGGGATGGTCATCGAGATCATCGTCATGTACCCGATCCAGCACCGCGCGTACCGCGACGGCATCGACAACCTCCTCGTCCTGCTCATCGGCGGCATCCCCATCGCCATGCCCACCGTGCTGTCCGTCACCATGGCCATCGGCTCCCACCGCCTGTCCCAGCAGGGCGCCATCACCAAGCGCATGACCGCCATCGAGGAGATGGCCGGCATGGACGTGCTGTGCAGCGACAAGACCGGCACGCTCACCCTCAACAAGCTCACCGTCGACAAGACCCTCATCGAGGTGTGCGGCAAGGGCGTCGACAAGGACATGGTGCTCCTCTACGCCGCCAGAGCCTCCCGCGTCGAGAACCAGGACGCCATCGACACCTGCATCGTCGGCATGCTGGCCGACCCCAAGGAGGCCCGCGCCGGCATCAAGGAGGTCCACTTCCTCCCCTTTAACCCCGTGGAGAAGCGCACGGCCATCACCTACATCGACGGCAACGGCGACTGGCACAGGGTCAGCAAGGGCGCCCCCGAGCAGATCATCGAGCTGTGCCGGATGAGCAAGGACGCCGAGAAGAAGATCCACGCGGTCATCGACGGCTACGCCGACCGCGGCCTCCGCTCCCTGGGCGTGTCGTACCAGCAGGTGCccgagaagagcaaggagagcGCCGGCGAGCCGTGGCAGTTCATCGGTCTCCTGCCGCTGTTCGACCCGCCGCGGCACGACAGCGCGGAGACCATCCGTCGCGCGCTCCACCTGGGCGTGAACGTGAAGATGATCACCGGCGACCAGCTGGCCATCGGCAAGGAGACGGCGCGGCGCCTTGGCATGGGCAGCAACATGTACCCGTCCACCACCCTGCTGGGCGACAACAAGGGCGGCGAGATGGGCGGGCTGAACATCGACGAGCTGATCGAGAAGGCGGACGGGTTCGCGGGGGTGTTCCCGGAGCACAAGTACGAGATCGTGAAGCGGCTGCAGGACCGGAAGCACATCTGCGGCATGACCGGCGACGGCGTGAACGACGCGCCGGCGCTGAAGAAGGCGGACATCGGCATCGCGGTGGACGACGCGACGGACGCGGCCCGTAGCGCGTCGGACATCGTGCTGACGGAGCCCGGGCTGAGCGTGATCGTGAGCGCCGTGCTCACCAGCCGCGCCATCTTCCAGCGGATGAAGAACTACACCATCTACGCCGTGTCCATCACCATCCGCATCGTGCTGGGCTTCCTCCTCGTCGCGCTCGTCTGGGAGTTCGACTTCGCGCCCTTCATGGTGCTCATCATCGCCATCCTCAACGACGGCACCATCATGACCATCTCCAAGGACCGCGTGAAGCCGTCGCCGACGCCGGACTCGTGGAAGCTCAAGGAGATCTTCGCCACGGGGATCGTGCTCGGAACCTACATGGCGCTCGCCACGGCGCTCTTCTTCTACCTCGCGCACGACACCGAATTCTTCAGCGAGACCTTCGGCGTGCGGTCCATCAAGGAGAACGACAAGGAGCTGATGGCGGCGCTGTACCTGCAAGTGAGCATCATCAGCCAGGCGCTCATCTTCGTGACCCGGTCCCGGAGCTGGTCCTTCGTGGAGCGGCCCGGCGCGCTGCTGGTGATCGCCTTCCTGGCGGCGCAGCTGGTGGCGACGTGCATCGCCGTGTACGCCAACTGGGAGTTCTGCAAGATGCAGGGCATCGGCTGGGGCTGGGGAGGAGCCATCTGGGCGTTCAGTGTCGTCACCTACTTCCCGCTGGACGTGCTCAAGTTCGCCATCCGCTACGCGCTCTCCGGCAAGGCCTGGAACAACATCAACAACAAGACGGCCTTCACCAACCGCACCGACTACGGCAAGGGCGAGCGGGAGGCGCAGTGGGCCACCGCGCAGAGGACGCTGCACGGCCTCAACCAGGCCACCGCCACCTCCGACCTCTTCGGCGACAACCAGGGCTACCGAGAGCTGTCCGAGCTCGCCGACCAGGCCGCCAAGCGCGCCGAGGTGGCCAGGCTCAGGGAGCTGCACACGCTCAAGGGCCACGTCGAATCCGTCGTCAAGCTCAAGGGCCTCGACATTGACACCATTAATCAGAGCTACACCGTGTAA
- the LOC8056390 gene encoding DNA replication licensing factor MCM5: protein MSGWDEGAVFYSDQAQFPRGGPGGDPAADLTRHSALRKFKEFLRGFTGPTGDFPYRESLVHNRDHVTVAIEDLDAFDAELSDRIRKSPADYLPLFETAAAEVLASLRSKVAGETGEMEEPVTGDVQIFLSSKENCLSMRSVGADYMSKLVKIAGITIAASRVKAKATHVTLICKNCRSVRTVPCRPGLGGAIVPRSCDHVPQPGEEPCPLDPWIAVPDKSKYVDLQTLKLQENPEDVPTGELPRNVLLSVDRHLVQTIVPGTRLTVVGIYSVYQASATQKGAVGVKQPYIRVVGLEQSRDNNSNGPSNFTLDEEMEFKEFAQRPDAYAKLCSMIGPSIYGHSDVKKAIACLLFGGSKKRLPDGVRLRGDIHVLLLGDPSTAKSQFLKFVEKTAPIAVYTSGKGSSAAGLTASVTRDGSSREFYLEGGAMVLADGGVVCIDEFDKMRPEDRVAIHEAMEQQTISIAKAGITTVLNSRTSVLAAANPIAGRYDDLKTAQDNIDLQTTILSRFDLIFIVKDIRMYDQDKRIASHIIKVHASGAAASSTGTEASDGENWLKRYIEYCRATCRPRLSEKAAEMLQNKYIEIRQKMRQQAHETGRAAAIPITVRQLEAIIRLSESLAKMRLTSVATPEHVEEAFRLFNVSTVDAARSGINEHLNLSPEIANEIKQAEAQIKRRMGIGSHISERRLIDELNRMGMNESIVRRALLIMHQRDEVEYKRERHVIVRKA, encoded by the exons ATGTCGGGCTGGGACGAGGGCGCCGTGTTCTATAGCGACCAGGCGCAGTTCCCCCGCGGCGGCCCCGGCGGCGACCCAGCCGCCGACCTCACCCGCCACTCCGCCCTCCGCAAGTTCAAGGAGTTCCTCAGAGGCTTCACCGGCCCCACCGGCGACTTCCCCTACCG TGAGAGCCTAGTACACAACCGCGACCATGTCACCGTCGCCATCGAGGACCTCGACGCCTTCGATGCCGAGCTCTCTGACAGGATCCGCAAGTCGCCGGCCGATTATCTTCCGCTG TTTGAGACGGCTGCGGCCGAGGTTCTCGCAAGCCTCCGTTCGAAGGTCGCCGGCGAGACCGGGGAGATGGAGGAGCCCGTCACGGGAGATGTCCAGATCTTCCTCTCCTCCAAGGAGAACTGCCTGTCCATGAGATCTGTTGGG GCTGATTACATGTCGAAGCTGGTTAAGATTGCGGGAATCACAATTGCTGCATCGAGAGTAAAAGCCAAGGCCACTCATGTAACTCTTATCTGCAAGAATTGCCGGAGTGTGAGGACAGTGCCTTGCAGGCCAGGCCTCGGCGGGGCTATTGTTCCACGTTCTTGTGACCATGTTCCTCAG CCTGGAGAAGAGCCCTGCCCCCTGGACCCTTGGATTGCCGTCCCGGATAAGAGCAAGTATGTGGATCTCCAGACCCTCAAACTGCAGGAGAATCCTGAG GATGTTCCAACTGGTGAGCTTCCAAGGAATGTGCTTCTTTCTGTAGATAGGCACCTAGTTCAGACTATTGTTCCAGGGACTAGATTAACTGTTGTTGGCATCTACAGCGTCTACCAAGCATCCGCAAC CCAGAAGGGCGCTGTTGGTGTTAAACAGCCTTACATTAGAGTTGTGGGTTTGGAGCAATCTCGAGACAATAACTCAAATGGCCCCTCAAACTTCACTCTCGATGAG GAAATGGAATTCAAAGAATTTGCACAGAGACCAGATGCATATGCCAAGCTTTGCTCAATGATTGGTCCTTCAATTTATGGTCATTCTGATGTCAAGAAAGCTATTGCATGCTTGTTATTTGGGGGATCTAAGAAG AGGCTACCTGATGGTGTACGTTTGAGAGGGGATATTCATGTCTTGCTTCTGGGTGATCCATCCACAGCAAAATCACAG TTCCTCAAATTTGTAGAGAAGACTGCACCTATTGCAGTCTATACATCTGGCAAAGGATCATCTGCAGCTGGTCTTACAGCATCTGTAACTCGGGATGGTAGCTCG CGTGAGTTTTATTTGGAAGGAGGAGCCATGGTACTGGCTGATGGTGGAGTAGTCTGTATCGATGAATTTGACAAGATGAGACCTGAAGACAG AGTTGCAATTCATGAGGCCATGGAGCAGCAGACAATATCTATTGCCAAAGCTGGCATTACAACAGTTCTCAATTCAAGGACTTCAGTTCTTGCAGCTGCCAATCCAATTGCAGGACGCTATGATGATCTTAAG ACTGCACAAGATAATATTGATCTGCAGACGACCATTCTTTCTAGATTTGATCTAATCTTTATCGTCAAAGATATCAGAATGTATGATCAAGATAAG CGAATAGCAAGCCACATTATCAAGGTGCATGCCAGTGGTGCTGCAGCTTCTTCCACAGGCACAGAGGCAAGTGATGGAGAGAATTGGCTGAAAAG GTACATTGAGTACTGCCGTGCCACATGCAGACCACGGCTTTCAGAAAAAGCAGCTGAGATGCTGCAGAACAAATATATTGAGATTAGACAG aaaatgaggcagcaagctcatgAGACAGGGAGGGCAGCAGCGATACCCATCACTGTGAGGCAGCTTGAAGCCATCATACGTTTGAGTGAATCTCTTGCAAAGATGAGATT GACAAGTGTGGCTACACCAGAACATGTCGAAGAGGCATTCAGACTGTTTAATGTCTCCACCGTTGATGCTGCAAGATCCGGAATCAACGAGCATTTGAACCTGTCACCGGAGATTGCTAATGAAATCAAG CAAGCGGAAGCACAAATAAAGAGAAGAATGGGCATTGGAAGCCACATATCTGAGCGACGGCTGATTGATGAACTAAATAGGATGGGAATGAATGAATCCATT gtcAGAAGAGCCCTTCTGATCATGCATCAAAGAGATGAGGTGGAGTACAAGCGAGAGCGCCACGTGATTGTCCGAAAGGCTTGA
- the LOC110434826 gene encoding aspartate aminotransferase, chloroplastic yields MASAAFAVSSPAASAVAARSKVLGRGANLGRNRTGCRVGITRKNFGRVMMALAVDVSRFEGVPMAPPDPILGVSEAFKADKNDLKLNLGVGAYRTEELQPYVLNVVKKAEKLMLEKGDNKEYLPIEGLAAFNKATAELLLGADNPVIKQGLVATIQSLSGTGSLRLAAAFIQRYFPEAKVIISSPTWGNHKNIFNDARVPWSEYRYYDPKTVGLDFEGMIADIEAAPEGSFVLLHGCAHNPTGIDPTPEQWEKIADVIQEKKHMPFFDVAYQGFASGSLDEDAFSVRLFVKRGMEVFVAQSYSKNLGLYSERIGAINVVCSAPDIADRVKSQLKRLARPMYSNPPIHGARIVANVVGDPTMFGEWKQEMEEMAGRIKNVRQKLYDSLSAKDQSGKDWSFILRQIGMFSYTGLNKAQSDNMTDKWHVYMTKDGRISLAGLSLAKCDYLADAIIDSFHNVN; encoded by the exons ATGGCCTCCGCCGCCTTCGCCGTCTCCTCGCCGGCGGCCTCCGCCGTCGCCGCGCGATCCAAG GTGCTTGGACGTGGAGCTAATCTGGGGAGAAATAGAACTGGCTGCCGCGTCGGTATCACGCGGAAG AACTTTGGCCGTGTTATGATGGCCCTTGCAGTGGATGTTTCTCGTTTTGAAGGAGTGCCAATGGCTCCTCCAGACCCAATTCTTGGGGTTTCAGAGGCTTTTAAAGCGGATAAAAATGATCTGAAGCTCAATCTTGGTGTTGGTGCCTATAGGACAGAAGAGTTGCAGCCCTATGTGCTCAATGTAGTCAAGAAG GCTGAAAAGCTTATGTTGGAGAAAGGAGATAACAAAGAG TATCTTCCCATTGAAGGTTTAGCCGCGTTTAACAAAGCAACAGCAGAGCTATTGCTTGGAGCTGATAACCCTGTTATTAAGCAAGGGCTG GTTGCTACAATTCAGTCTCTCTCGGGCACTGGATCACTGCGTCTCGCTGCAGCATTCATACAAAGATACTTCCCTGAAGCTAAAGTAATCATATCATCGCCCACCTGGG GTAACCACAAGAATATCTTCAATGATGCTAGGGTACCTTGGTCAGAGTACCGGTATTATGACCCCAAGACTGTTGGGTTGGATTTTGAGGGAATGATAGCTGACATTGAG GCTGCTCCTGAAGGATCTTTTGTTCTGCTACATGGTTGTGCTCACAACCCAACTGGAATAGACCCAACTCCTGAACAGTGGGAGAAAATTGCAGATGTCATCCAAGAGAAAAAACATATGCCCTTCTTTGATGTTGCATATCAG GGTTTTGCCAGTGGAAGCCTTGATGAAGATGCATTTTCTGTGAGGCTTTTTGTTAAACGTGGCATGGAAGTGTTTGTTGCACAATCTTACAGCAAGAATCTTGGTCTATATTCTGAAAGGATTGGTGCAATAAATGTTGTGTGCTCAGCACCAGACATTGCAGATAG GGTAAAGAGCCAGCTGAAACGATTGGCACGACCCATGTACTCGAACCCCCCTATTCATGGTGCCAGGATAGTTGCCAATGTTGTTGGTGATCCGACTATGTTTGGTGAATGGAAACAAGAGATGGAGGAAATGGCTGGGCGGATCAAGAATGTAAGACAGAAGCTCTACGATAGTTTGTCTGCGAAGGACCAGAGTGGCAAAGACTGGTCTTTCATTCTGAGGCAGATTGGCATGTTCTCCTACACTGGGTTGAACAAAGCACAG AGTGATAACATGACAGATAAATGGCATGTTTACATGACCAAGGATGGGCGGATCTCATTAGCTGGGCTGTCCCTAGCTAAATGCGATTATCTTGCCGACGCCATCATCGATTCCTTCCATAACGTCAACTAG
- the LOC8084646 gene encoding uncharacterized protein LOC8084646 codes for MATAVLRSHDALNNRMHLDAYTPSPAKPRRRRSPKPAAASSPPARAAAPIASTKPAAVQKAVTPAKAPVAPGRRSPPARPAASSRKQPSPTKEKSKQRLVMEEVRILKRGEEPPAPAPAPVLAVPPVALAAAVDQRVLCSTGRIGPQAPAVVPTKRMVSAPAASSAAVYAGPAFSAAAPEPSSLPMPAFFLRRAESEATRGLRCLLRIGELA; via the coding sequence ATGGCCACGGCGGTTCTCAGATCCCACGACGCGCTCAACAACCGTATGCATCTCGACGCGTACACCCCGTCCCCGGCGAagccgcgccggcgccggagcCCTAAGCCGGCGGCCGCGTCCTCGCCTCCCGCTAGGGCCGCGGCGCCCATAGCCTCGACGAAGCCTGCGGCGGTGCAGAAGGCCGTGACGCCCGCTAAGGCGCCCGTGGCGCCcggccgccgctcgccgccggccaGGCCGGCTGCTTCGTCGCGGAAGCAGCCGTCCCCCACCAAGGAGAAGTCCAAGCAGCGGCTTGTCATGGAGGAGGTCCGGATCCTCAAGCGCGGCGAGGAGCCGCCGGCTCCCGCTCCCGCGCCGGTTTTGGCCGTGCCCCCCGTGGCGCTAGCCGCGGCGGTTGACCAGCGCGTTCTCTGCTCCACTGGCCGGATCGGGCCACAGGCGCCCGCCGTGGTGCCGACGAAGAGGATGGTGTCCGCCCCCGCCGCATCCAGCGCGGCCGTGTACGCCGGCCCGGCGTTTTCTGCCGCGGCGCCCGAGCCGAGTTCACTCCCCATGCCCGCCTTCTTCCTCCGGCGCGCGGAGTCCGAGGCCACCCGGGGCCTCCGGTGCCTCCTCCGCATCGGCGAGCTCGCCTGA
- the LOC8056391 gene encoding transmembrane 9 superfamily member 11: MARPGVLLLVAVAAAALLAAAVPGTQGFYLPGSYPHKYNPGDYLNVKVNSLTSIDTEMPFSYYSLPFCEPQDGVKDSAENLGELLMGDRIENSPYRFRMYTNESDVFLCRSAPLGADAFALLKKRIDEMYQVNLILDNLPAIRYTRKDDYLMRWTGYPVGIRVGVDYYVFNHLQFTVLVHKYEDANVARVMGAADATDAIPSGAKDAASSPGWMVVGFEVVPCSIKHNPEDVKSRKMYDQYPNKIKCDPTTVSMSIKENEPIVYTYEVNFVESDIKWPSRWDAYLKMEGAKVHWFSILNSLMVIAFLAGIVFVILLRTVRRDLTKYEELDSEAQAQMNEELSGWKLVVSDVFRAPSNPMLLCVMVGDGVQILGMAVVTILFAALGFMSPASRGTLITGMLFFYLVLGILAGYAGVRVWKTIKCGDHSGWVGVSWRVACFFPGIAFLILTTLNFLLWGSHSTGAIPFSLFVVLLLLWFCISVPLTLVGGFLGAKAPHIEYPVRTNQIPREIPPQKYPSWLLVLGAGTLPFGTLFIELFFIMSSIWMGRVYYVFGFLFIVLLLLVIVCAEVSLVLTYMHLCVEDWKWWWKSFFSSGSVAIYIFLYSINYLVFDLKSLSGPVSATLYIGYSLFMVIAIMLATGTVGFISSFCFVHYLFASVKAD, encoded by the coding sequence ATGGCCCGCCCCGGCGTGCTCCTCCTCGTCGCCGTCGCGGCGGCCGCGCTGCTCGCGGCCGCGGTGCCGGGCACCCAAGGGTTCTACCTCCCGGGGAGCTACCCGCACAAATACAACCCCGGGGACTACCTCAACGTGAAGGTGAACTCGCTCACTTCCATCGACACCGAGATGCCCTTCAGCTACTACAGCCTCCCCTTCTGCGAGCCCCAAGACGGGGTCAAGGACAGCGCCGAGaacctcggcgagctcctcatgggcGACCGCATCGAGAACTCGCCCTACCGCTTCCGCATGTACACCAACGAGTCCGACGTCTTCCTCTGCCGCTCCGCGCCGCTGGGCGCCGACGCCTTCGCGCTCCTCAAGAAGCGCATCGACGAGATGTACCAGGTCAACCTCATCCTCGACAACCTCCCCGCCATCCGCTACACCAGGAAGGACGACTACCTCATGCGCTGGACGGGGTACCCCGTCGGGATCCGCGTCGGCGTCGACTACTACGTCTTCAACCACCTCCAGTTCACCGTCCTCGTCCACAAGTACGAGGACGCCAATGTCGCGCGCGTCATGGGAGCCGCTGACGCCACCGACGCCATCCCGTCCGGGGCCAAGGACGCCGCGTCCTCCCCTGGCTGGATGGTGGTCGGGTTCGAGGTCGTGCCCTGCAGCATCAAGCACAACCCGGAGGACGTCAAGTCGCGCAAGATGTACGACCAGTACCCCAACAAGATCAAGTGCGACCCGACTACTGTGTCCATGAGCATCAAGGAGAACGAGCCCATTGTCTACACCTACGAGGTGAACTTCGTGGAGAGCGATATCAAGTGGCCCTCCAGGTGGGATGCCTACCTCAAGATGGAGGGGGCCAAGGTGCACTGGTTCTCCATTCTCAACTCCCTCATGGTGATTGCCTTCCTTGCTGGTATTGTGTTTGTCATTCTGCTGAGGACTGTGAGGCGTGATCTCACCAAGTATGAGGAGCTTGACAGTGAGGCGCAGGCGCAGATGAATGAGGAGCTGTCTGGGTGGAAGCTTGTGGTCAGTGATGTGTTCCGTGCACCAAGCAACCCGATGCTGCTCTGTGTCATGGTTGGGGACGGTGTTCAGATCCTCGGGATGGCGGTCGTGACCATTCTCTTTGCTGCACTCGGGTTTATGTCCCCAGCCTCCCGGGGAACCCTGATCACTGGCATGCTGTTCTTCTATCTGGTCCTTGGAATCCTAGCTGGATACGCTGGGGTTCGTGTATGGAAGACGATCAAGTGCGGGGATCACTCTGGGTGGGTGGGTGTTTCATGGCGGGTGGCCTGCTTCTTCCCCGGCATTGCATTCCTGATCCTGACCACACTCAACTTCCTGTTGTGGGGAAGCCACAGCACTGGTGCCATCCCCTTCTCATTGTTCGTTGTGCTGCTTCTGCTCTGGTTCTGCATCTCGGTGCCGCTCACGCTTGTTGGTGGGTTCCTTGGTGCCAAGGCGCCACATATTGAGTACCCTGTCCGCACGAACCAGATCCCTCGTGAAATCCCTCCTCAGAAGTACCCATCCTGGTTGTTGGTTCTTGGTGCTGGCACACTGCCCTTCGGCACCCTATTCATCGAGCTCTTCTTCATCATGTCAAGCATATGGATGGGCCGTGTGTACTATGTCTTTGGATTCCTCTTCATTGTCTTGCTGCTGCTGGTTATTGTCTGCGCTGAGGTTTCCCTGGTTCTGACTTACATGCACCTGTGCGTTGAGGATTGGAAGTGGTGGTGGaagtcattcttctcatcaggATCAGTGGCAATCTACATTTTCTTGTACTCCATCAACTATCTCGTTTTTGACCTCAAAAGCCTGAGTGGACCAGTGTCTGCGACCCTCTACATTGGTTACTCGCTCTTCATGGTGATTGCTATCATGCTGGCAACTGGCACAGTTGGGTTTATTTCTTCATTCTGCTTTGTCCACTATCTTTTCGCATCGGTGAAAGCAGATTAA
- the LOC8084647 gene encoding alpha-1,6-mannosyl-glycoprotein 2-beta-N-acetylglucosaminyltransferase, with the protein MPAAASSSSSYHPYHRARLRSRAAPLLLVVVLTVFAVTELLRSRTGLPAPAGRPGSATVTTTSSSSSSVASANHSVAHRKILLDPTFTPRLPRQSPLSLSLSARNALPPRNRDRFPTLPDGHLKVVLYVHNRPRYLRLVVDSLSRVEGIGEALLIVSHDGYFPEMDKIVQGIDFCQVKQVFAPYSPHLFPDAFPGVSPGDCRSNDKAKEKGCRGDPDQYGNHRAPRIVSLKHHWWWMMNTVWDGMEETRDFDGHILFIEEDHYIFPNAYRNAQLLVDLKPKKCPQCYAINLAPSDVKSKGEGWESLVAEKMGNIGYAFNRTVWRKIHAKAKQFCAFDEYNWDITMWATVYPSFGAPVYSLRGPRRSATHFGKCGLHQGQGSSNVCVDNGSGAVELEDADKVPNIKTDWPVRVIQRQEGYQAGFKGWGGWGDRRDRELCLSFAYMYHVKDPSSL; encoded by the coding sequence atgcccgccgccgcctcctcatcctcctcctaCCACCCCTACCACCGCGCCCGCCTCCGCTCCCGCGCCGCGCCgctgctcctcgtcgtcgtcctcacCGTCTTCGCCGTCACCGAGCTCCTCCGCAGCCGCACGGGCCTCCCCGCGCCCGCGGGCCGGCCCGGCTCTGCCACcgtcaccaccacctcctcctcctcctcctccgtcgCCAGCGCCAACCACAGCGTGGCGCACCGCAAGATCCTGCTGGACCCGACCTTCACCCCGCGGCTGCCGCGGCAGAGCCCGCTGTCGCTTTCGCTCTCCGCGCGCAACGCGCTGCCTCCACGCAACAGGGACCGCTTCCCGACGCTCCCCGATGGCCACCTCAAGGTCGTGCTCTACGTGCACAACCGGCCCCGCTACCTTCGCCTCGTCGTCGACAGCCTCTCCCGCGTCGAGGGCATCGGCGAGGCGCTGCTCATCGTCAGCCACGACGGCTACTTCCCGGAGATGGACAAGATCGTGCAGGGCATCGACTTCTGCCAGGTCAAGCAGGTCTTCGCGCCCTACTCGCCGCACCTCTTCCCGGACGCCTTCCCCGGCGTCAGCCCCGGGGACTGCCGGAGCAACGACAAGGCCAAGGAGAAGGGGTGCCGGGGCGATCCGGACCAGTACGGCAACCATCGGGCTCCCAGAATCGTGTCCCTCAAGCACCACTGGTGGTGGATGATGAACACCGTGTGGGATGGGATGGAGGAGACCAGGGACTTCGATGGCCACATTCTCTTCATCGAGGAGGACCACTACATCTTCCCCAACGCCTACCGGAATGCGCAGCTGCTTGTGGATTTGAAGCCGAAGAAGTGCCCCCAGTGCTACGCTATCAATCTGGCGCCGTCTGATGTTAAGTCGAAAGGTGAAGGTTGGGAGAGCTTGGTCGCCGAGAAGATGGGTAACATTGGCTATGCCTTCAATAGAACAGTGTGGAGGAAGATTCATGCCAAGGCTAAGCAGTTTTGTGCGTTTGACGAGTACAATTGGGATATAACCATGTGGGCAACAGTGTACCCGTCGTTTGGAGCTCCTGTTTACAGTCTCAGGGGGCCTAGGAGAAGTGCTACGCATTTTGGTAAATGCGGTCTGCACCAAGGTCAGGGTTCGAGCAATGTCTGTGTGGATAATGGTTCAGGAGCTGTGGAATTAGAGGATGCTGATAAGGTCCCTAATATTAAAACTGATTGGCCAGTCCGCGTAATTCAGAGGCAGGAGGGATATCAAGCTGGTTTCAAAGGATGGGGTGGCTGGGGTGACCGGCGTGATCGTGAGCTATGTTTGAGTTTTGCATACATGTACCATGTTAAAGACCCATCATCATTGTAA